Part of the Limihaloglobus sulfuriphilus genome is shown below.
CCATGAGCCTCCCGCGCCAATCGGGACATCACAAGAGTTAAAGAGCATTATTGCTGAACCAATAAATCGCCCAGTGCCTCGCACAACCAAAAACGGCAAATCCACTACAGGGTCATTACTTATAAGATGATGATCTGCCCTCCAAAGCGCATTAAAAAGGAGAGCGTTTTCATTATAATTATTTTTGTCGCTTAAAACTTCAACTTTGCAATTTACAACCTGCCGGCCATGATTGCGAAAATATATTTTTGCATTGCTATTAAACGGCATAGGCAATCTACAAACCATTGTCCCGTCGGATTTAACCGTAAATGGCAATGATTTATAGGGATTTATTCCCGGCCCAGAACCGAAGAAATCACCAACAGGACTCTGTACCTGGGGTATAACAGAATCATCAAATTTAATCGTCATAACAGTCTGACGAAGTGCAGCCGCTATATCTTCAGCCTGAAGTCGAATTTTGAGCTCTTTGATGACCTTATTACCATTTATATCAATTATTTTTTTATTTTCTTTAGATTTTATTGAAACTGACTCATGCAATTTATCTCCACCAGAAGAAAAATTATATTGTTCATCGGGCTCATTTAAAACGTTGGAAACTTCCTGAATCAGTGCGAAAGATTTTTCAAGCTGTTCAGCTGTAAATGACAAAACTTTTGTTCCTGGTTCATAACAGCGTATCTGAATATGGTAAAAGTGGATATCCTTAATATTTCCTGTCCATTCAATTCTGCACCTTTTGGCAAACGGAACCGGGAAGTATGATGCGTCTCTTTGGGTAAAACATTTATCAAGTAAAGAGATATTTAAATCATCAGCAAATAATTTATATGGATATTTAAAAAAATCACCAGCATCTCCTTCATAAACAGCAGACTTGCTGCTATCCAGATACATCCGAATCTTACCCGGAATCATCGCTGTCCACATTCGAACAATAGCGCCTGGGCCATTAACATCACAAACAAGATATGTACCTATCCCATCTTTATCAGGAGGAGCAATTACATCCTCAAAAGCGGGGACAGGTTCACCTCCAAACCCATCAAGGTTGTTAAACCAAGATGAACCATTTACCTTACCAGTTGAGCGGTCATAAGAAGAAAACTGAACCGTCTTATAATATGGATCAGGAAACTCTACCAATCGATCAAGATCAATCATTTCCCTCAAAAGAGTATCAAATGAAACCTTTTGGTCAGCACTTGAGAATGCGCTAAAACAGCAAATGATAAAGCAAATAACAAGTTTAATTTTCTGTAGCTTTCCAATCATAATTTTCCTTTCTGTAGTTAACTATGATCAATTTAATTTTTCGATTGGTTATTTTTACTAAATAAAGTCCTTAAATCTATAAGTCACAACAGAGAAACCTTTTATAAAAGCCCCGTATGCCATTACGGCGTACGGGGCTTGATTTAATCATTAAAGTTTAAAAATCGGCTTTTACGGCCATAGAGATTCGTGCAGCCATTCTGCGGCGATCTCTGCGAAATCTGCATAATCTACCTGAGCATCATCATTGATGTTACCCGCGGCCGGATTAAGCGAGCCGCCCATGAGCTGCTGGATTTCCTGCTCAGTGAGCTCTTTGTCGAAGATCCTGAAATCATCGATCTGTCCGTCGTACTCATAGTACTCACCCCCATCTCCGTCAAGGCGGGAGCCGATGGCAAACTCGGTATTGCCGCTGAGAGGCAGAGTCATGCCGCTGCCGCTGTGCCAGAGCCGGCCATTGAGGTAAATCTTCATTGTACCGTCAGTAACGTTCTTGGTGAATGCCCAGTGATTCCACTGGCCTTCATATTCTTCGGGGGCTGCGGCCTTGCCGATGCGGTCGAATCCGTCAACATGGCTTCCGCCGGCATCAAAGTAAACCGAGCCGTCCTCATGAGGAATATGAATTCTGAGGATACTGGCCTGCTCGCTGTTAACCAGCCCGCGGCTGGCGTCGAAGCAGTAGTCCGCGGCGGGCTGAACAGTCGGGTCGCCGTACTGCCACAATGCGACTGTGATTTGGTCAGTGATTGCAGAAAGCA
Proteins encoded:
- a CDS encoding DUF2961 domain-containing protein, whose protein sequence is MIGKLQKIKLVICFIICCFSAFSSADQKVSFDTLLREMIDLDRLVEFPDPYYKTVQFSSYDRSTGKVNGSSWFNNLDGFGGEPVPAFEDVIAPPDKDGIGTYLVCDVNGPGAIVRMWTAMIPGKIRMYLDSSKSAVYEGDAGDFFKYPYKLFADDLNISLLDKCFTQRDASYFPVPFAKRCRIEWTGNIKDIHFYHIQIRCYEPGTKVLSFTAEQLEKSFALIQEVSNVLNEPDEQYNFSSGGDKLHESVSIKSKENKKIIDINGNKVIKELKIRLQAEDIAAALRQTVMTIKFDDSVIPQVQSPVGDFFGSGPGINPYKSLPFTVKSDGTMVCRLPMPFNSNAKIYFRNHGRQVVNCKVEVLSDKNNYNENALLFNALWRADHHLISNDPVVDLPFLVVRGTGRFIGSAIMLFNSCDVPIGAGGSWWGEGDEKVFVDEDKYPSIFGTGTEDYFNYAWGMNDIFAYPYCNQSRNDGPANRGFVANARFQIIDDLPFKDFFAFYMELLHHTRNENFSYARISYFYAQPDRLTDHVEITHAQARMPQVSESWTPILSGLGLAKGYQFYQVEQMIDSLEDNRLAFEHDPIWAGGKLVVFNPEKKGDKLCISIKIPEDGNYELKVTHAVMPGSGAYSAALDGNSISVNGTNLIQLDSPFRKMSRTIELGSYELKKGIHLLEIKSESGTENNKIGLDFLWIKKL